The region AAGGAGAGAGGTCGCCGGGAAGACATTCCTGGgtgctctctcttcctgctttctGGTCTCCCATGGCTGCCTCTCACTGACAGAAACCAGTCAGCTAGAAGCCTGGGAAATCCAGGAACGGTGGATTAGTCAGCTTCTGTCACCAGAGGATATACCTCAAATAACCAACTTGTGAAGAAAAAAGGTTGACTTTGGCTTATAGTTTTGCAGGTGTCCATCCATGATCAATTGTCCCCATTCCTTTGGGACTGCGGCAAGGCAgcccatcatggcagaagtatgCAAAGCAAAGTGGCTCATTTTATGGCCAGGGagtaaaagagaggaagaagaaagagctggGGTCCACTGTCCCCACTGAGGGCACACCTAAGACGTCTCACTAGGGCCTTTCTCTTAAAGGTAACACCGCCTCCGAAAAGCACCAAAGCTGGGGACCGAGCCTTTACCACATGGATCTTTGGGGACATTGCAGTTGCATACTATTGCACAGTGTCTAGGGCGGCAGGAAGGGACAGGGGGAAGGGGTCCAGGGAGGGGGAAGTATCAACAGCACAATCATGGGTGGGGCGACAACTTGAAGGGGCAAAGTGAGGGCTGGCAGCCCTGTCCCCAGGAGTGGTGGGGGATAGGCTGTGTTGGGGTGAACTCTTCTGCCCTGACAGGAAGCCTGAAGACACACTGACTCCGCCCCTTGGATTCCGGGTGCTTGTTTCAGAATCAACCTACTTTGCTGGCTAAGTTTCCAGGGCTGAGAAGCGGGCAGAGTGGAGGGGACATCCTTGAAAGGGAATCGAATCTGAAGGAAGTGAAGGGAGCAGTCGTGCggctccaggcagagggaattGCCAGGGAAAGGCCCAGAGGCAGGGGCATGTCTGGCATGCTTGAGAACAGCCAGGAGACCAGTGTGActggaaaggagaaggagaaggggtcGGGGCAGGAACTGAGGTCGGAGAGGAAACTGGCAGGTGCGCGGTGGAGAGGGTATACCACCATAAGGGATTTCGGATCTTACTCTAAGTGACATGGGAAGTCATGGAGGGTTCTGTGCCAAGGAGGCATGGTCTAATTTTTATATGGGAGTtggcagaatttccttccttctttccttccttccttcctgcctctcccctcctcctcttttcttcttaCCCTCACTCTGTAAGAGTCCCACCCCCACCCTCGTTCCAGTTTTATTGGTGTGTAACAATGCACAGTGGAGAGGTAACTGTGGGAATTCAGGCAAGAGATGATGGTGACTTGGACCAGGATGGTTATAGCTATGAGAAGAGGTCAAGttcaggatttatttatttatttagggtatgagggattgaacatCCCGAAGTTCACATTTGGTTTCACtgctttactttttgttttaattgtggtttaaaataacaaaatatgaaaTTACCATTTAACCACTTCTAAGTGGACAATTGTGTTAAGGATGTTGCTACTGGGATCAACCAAGTCAAACAGGCTGCATTGGCTTGTTTAGGGGCCATTTTCCTCAATTAACTAGAAACCCTTCGAGGGCCAGAATGTCTTTTCTGCATATTCCCCCTGGGTACTCAGGACTCCGCAGAGATTAGTACCTATTTAGTCATGTTTCTTGAATTTATACGAAAGTGTTGATATCTGAGAGAAATTGCAGCTAGCATGCATGAAACAGCAGGTGGTGAGCTGGGTATGGGCCTCGTGGGAAAAGACAGACAAAATGTTTTAACTGTCTGGACCTCAGGAACCTGTTTTGAAGAATAGgcagaataatatttttacagGGTTGTTGCAAGCATTTTCATAAACTGTGCTTTTACTTAGCGCCAAAGACATAGGAAGTGCTGAGCAAACGGTAGCTGCTAGTATGACTGTCAATTTAAAAGctattgttaaaaaagaaaaataaaaagaaagaaagaaagaagctaaaAGCGCTTAGGTGGTGGCTGAGAAGGCCGGGAACTTGGCTCAGGTCAGCGCGGTGACAGTCCCGAGGAGCACTGGGCGGGGCCTTCCGCAGCCCCGCCCCTCTGCCGGCGTCCGGTCGCCCAGGCAACGCTCCACTGAATAGCAGCCTGAGTGACGCGTGGCGGCTAGCGTCCGGCGCTCCTGGGCACACTCGGCATTGGCAAGGGCCGCTTGGGTACAGCGATGACTGACGAGGACTCTGAGAGCGTCCACACCGATTCCCAGACGGGAGAGGACAGCGAGCTTCCTGTCATCCAGCTGTGCGGGCTGGTGGAGGAGCTCAGGTACCCCCCGTCGGCTGTTGCTGGCCGCTTCTCGGTACGGTGGATCCCCTGCCGAGTGGCCTCGGACCTTGGCTCCAGCCTGGAGACCTTCCACACTGAacgctgggaagtccaagacccCCTAGGTGGCTGTCCTGAGTCTCCGTTGCCACTGAGCTGACAAGCAGTTGCCAGGACCTGGCGAAGGCGCgaaggggcggggcctggggggGGGGCCAGAGGGTCATTGGTGACGTTGGAGTTTCGCCTGGTGTCTGCGTAGTGCCAGATTATGAGCCTAACTGTTCCCCTGTTCTGCACCAGAAAAGGCTTTCCAATGCTAAGATTCTATGGTACAGTTAATATGGAAGCAGGATAGAAGGAAGCTGTCGAAATGATTTTGCTGTAGGGCAACCTGGGCTTGAGCCAGAGAGTAAGTATGGAGGTAGACTAAAAAGAACCACAGGCCCAGTAGGTTTTTAGCAGTCTGTTTTATATCTGAGTAAGTAAATGGGATATCATGATTCTATGTTGTAGTTAAGGTACATCGCACAACTTAACTGATTTTGCACAGAATATCCTGACTCTGGAAGTTGAACAGATGTTATTTCTATGCATCTATAAATAGTTTAAGCCAGGATTGAATTGAGGCCTTATTACCAAGAGCAACACTTTTTGAGTGTTATTATATGCCGTGTATTTTGCTTATATGATCATATATAATGATACAGCAATCCTAGGAGGCACACAAAGGTTAAGGCACTTTCCTAAGTTCACACAGCTTGAGAGTACTCATGCTGGGATTCAGATTCAGGGACAATTCCACAGGCTATACTGGGAATGTGAAATATGCTGAGAAAGCTAGACATTTTggtattttgtgttttctagtcAACCTTCTCCACTAATCTTAAAATTCAGTCCAACAGGAATTATCTCAGTAACATATGAAAACATCAAAGCCATTCTcactcatgtatatataaaatatatatgcattatgCACATAGATCTAAAACATGTAAGTTATATATATGAGAAGTTAAGAAGCTAAACTAAATTTGTCATCTCTAGTTGTTTAAAAAGATATTGTTCAAAGTTTTTCACAATTTATGATAAACTTCCAGCAGATTCTTTCATCTATTGGGTGCTAGAAATAAAAGAGTTGAgaaatataaaccaaaggaaacaCCTGGAGTTGGTGGATATGTGTAGTTtcaaaaaaaatagtgattctgAAGGGATTTCACAAATGAGTTAGATGACACTTGAAGATAAAACCAGTACAACAATTTTCAATATAATACCAGTGTTGCAACTTTGGGGGCTcattaaacataataataaagatatctGAGCCTTAAACAGCACTTGAATGTGGCCAGcaactgtcttaaaatttttgcATTCCTTGTTGCGACACTAACAGGGAGATGcaattcttatttcctttttttaggtGAGAGAAATAAGATACCAAGAGGCTGCATGTCTTGCACACGTGGCCAATAAATGTTAAGGACTGGTTATTTGGGGTTTAAACTCCTATTAGAACTTAACTTCAGTAACCCACTGTCTTGCAGCtatggaaactctgctctcaaaacGGAGACAGAGATGTTTGAAAAATACTGCTGTAAACTGGAGTCTAGGGAATACCGACCTCTGCGAATTTCAGATGTTAAAATAACAGCAGCAGAATTTGCACAGGTACCTAATAGAGATCTGAACTGTACTTTATCCTATCTGTCCCCTTATATGCAGGTGGTATTTGTGTTTCTACCTGTGGTGTGCCAGAGTTTCTATTTCAAATCAATGTGAAGGGAGTCAGGTTCAATTAGTGGTGAATTAACTCTCCCagaatatcttattttatttgaaagaaatctCTTAAATTGGAGGATTTAGCCATAGAAGACCTGCTGGTAGGTAGCCCTTGTCTCAGAGGGCCTATCTGTATAGGTTTAATCctttgaaaatcaaataaagtTACTTTGAGGCCCAAGATTACCTGGATCACTTACTTGCGACCTTTGCCTTAAATGTCTAGGAAATCCAAGACTTtaatttatttgtctgttttgctGAACACTGTGCCCCTGGATGCAGTTTCTCTTTGTGTTCAGTTTAGGAAGTGCTGAGTTCCAGCCTTCTCCTGATCTTGATTTAAATTCTAGTCTACAGTGATTCACAGTCTTTCCACCTGCAAGAAGTTTTCAGTTACTAATTTTTAGTTCATTGTCAAACATGGGTCTTCAAGGAAACTAGCATAGGATCTTAGGCTGACTTGTGAAATAAATGCCACCTCGGGCCAAATATCCAGAATCCTTTCACCATGAGTTTGTTTCCCCTGGCTCTCCTTTGGGATAAGTTCTAGCAGTTCTGAAGAATCATGTTGATGCCCACCTCTTTGACAGTGGCTTTGGTTTTGTTGGGTTGCAGTTACGGAGCAGGCGTAAATCCAAACCCCGGGCAGGTGACCGTATGATAAGCCTCAGTGTCGAACAAAAACTTGAGCTTGTGCAAAAGGAGCTGGAAGACATGAAGGACGAGTTGAGGCACATGAGGGCAAATGCTGAGCGGGACCTGCAGTACCACGAGGTGACCCTTCTCTCAGTCTCATTAGCCTATTTGGACTCCCATTTCCACCTGGTCAAGAAGTTCCTGTGGTGTGTCTGTGTTATTATTGATGCTTTGGAAGAAACAGAAGTAGGATAAGACAGATTGAGAGCAGGTCTTTAAAGAACTTACCACTTGCTTGAGGCAACAACAAAATCTAAaccattttaaatggaaaatttcaaatatactcAAATGTAGAGAATTAACACCACGAATCCCTATGGACTCAACACTCAGATGTAGCAAATGCCAACATATGGCCACTCTTGGATCATCGATGTCCCAACCTGTTTCCCCCTCGCCCCACTGGGCTGTTATGCAGATAATCCTAGACATACcatttatctctaaatattttagatatgtcACTAggatatggatttttttaaatgtaaccccAATAACCATACATGCCCTTAAAAATTTGCAATAGTGCCATGGGGAGAGTCCTGAACTGGAATGATTTGCAGTGAGACCATAGATACCTTCTcattttatgctttaaaattatatgtgtggAGGCCCAGGGTTATAGCCagtggtggtagagtgcttgcctagtgtgtgtgaggcactgggtttgattctcagcaccacacataaataaataaaataagagtgtatcaacaactaaaaaaaataatagtttaaaaaattatgtgtgtgtttattccaAGGCAATCCATATTTGTTatacagcattttaaaatataggtaaGCTAAAAATCACTTGAAAACATTCACAATGGTACCTCCAACCAGAAGCCATTATGGTTGACCACTGAATTTATCTACTTTTAGAGTTTAGATCATTTCCTATGCatatatgaatttcttttttaaaaaggtatcattgttttgtgaattgtatcttttttttttaacaatatcttTCCACGTCAATACACCATAGTTCCCCTTTATCTTCAGAGGATGTGTTCCAAGACATCCAGTGAATTTCTGCAGCCTTGGATAGTATCAAGCTCTATATGTACCATGATTTTTCCTCTGTATACATCCTATGatatagtttaatttataaattaggcacagtaagagattaacagttactaacaataaaatagaacaattataacaatacacAGTAATAAAATTGTCCCAGCGTCATTACTCTTGCTCTTTGGGGCcctaattaagtaaaataaggatcACTTGAATGCAAGACCTGCAGTGCCACCACAGCTGATCTGAGGTGGCTCCTAAGTGACTGATGGCCAAGTAGCATATTATCGAAAGGTACACTGGACAAGGGGATGATGCATGTCCCAGTCAGGACAGAGAAGGGCAGCATGAGATTTCATCATACTATTCAGAATGGTGCACAATTTGCAACTTGTGAATTacttatttcagaaattttccatttaatgctTTCAGATGGTCAGGttgtagaaaatgaaaatgcagataAGGGGGGCTCTCTATATGcatatctatatatatagatatagattcattgataacatattttaaaacttttttattctttttaggtacacatgatagtagagcaTATTCTGACATACTATATGTCTATGGCATATTACTTCTCATCACTggtaacatctttttttttcaagttacaTAAGTGTATAATAggaatgttttattatttcactaCTTCATCTGTTTAGATTTAACTGGGTTCCAGTTTTGCTGTGTATCCTCTCAGGTATTTTCCACATGACATAATTTTTAATGGTTGCATAATATTTCAGATATGGAAATACATACTTATATCTGAGAACTCATTTTTGATTGCTCACTTTTTATGGATACTGTCAATTTTCCAAAGCATGCTTTTTAATAGTAATATTTATATAGTCAGGTTTATACCTTAAGGAGAGCTCTAAAACTAAGAGGCATGTCGCCTGGGGACAAAGACTTGGGTATCCTCAGCGGATTTATCCTTGAAAAGCCTTGGAAACTCTCCTCTCTTGTGCTGCCTTGCCCAGGCTATCATCGAGGAAGCTGATATTCGATGGACTGAAGTCCAGAGAGCAGTGCACGACTTTGAAAAAGATATTCTAAGAACCATAACCAAGAAGAAAGGGAGTATTTTGGCCACTGAGAAAGTGTTGAAGTACATCGAGGACATGAACCACCGGCGGGTGAGTGGCTGGGGGTTAGAGCTTCCAAAGGGAGAATGGATTCATAGAATGACACAAATTATGCGTGTGGGGCTGCCTAACTTTGTATATGTTGCCCACATGTGCATGGTTTTCACATCCcctgaagagtgtgtgtgtgtgtgtgtgtgtgtgtgtgtgtgtgtgtgtgtgtgtggtgtgtggtgtgttttaGAATGCATTTTTATCTAGGCTAAAACCAGTCAAGCAGGATGAATATTGACAGAATATCagactgacttttttttcccttttttataccAGAcattgaacccactgagccacatccccagccctttttattttttattttgagacagggtcttgctaagttgctgaggctggcctcaaacttgtgattctccagcTTCGGCCTCCCAAACccctgagattacaagtgtgcatcaccaTACCCAGCCGACTTCCTCTTTTCTGGTGTTCCTATTTGTTTCAAGATCTAATGTATTTTCCTGAAGAGGTGTGGGGCTGGGCTAGTCAGGTGACTGCATGGAATGGGACAGGTCAATCTCAAGCTCTTTGGATGTCCTTACTATTAGGAAATGGACCCCAGGCTGGCATGGGAACCGAAAGGGAATGTGGGGGCATATAATGAGTTCATTTCTGGAGATTTTATAGCATGGCAAGATTTGGGCCCTGGGGACAGTTAGATTGGCTTGGTAACTCTAACGTGCTATGAGTAATAGCTATCAGGAGAATATACGACCAACATGAATCATGAGATCATTTTGTCAGGAAAGTCCCCTGTACCACATCCAAATAATCTTGAatttaaaagcattgtaaaattCACATGGGGCAGACCCAGTTTTCTCTGCATCTTGATGGTAAGTGAAATGCCATCACATGGCTTTCTTGGGCAGAAATAGAGGGATCTGAAAATAAACGACTAAACGTTAGGGTTCAGGTTTGGTTTGCACCCCTAAGTCTACTTGTCAAAACcacagaaaagaaattcattaacttctgcttttgtttgtttgtttgttaggaTAATTTGAGGGATAAATTacgtttgaaaaatatttctctcaAAGTTCAGAGGAAAAAACTTCTTTTACAATTGAGGCAGGTATGTGGCTTGttcttcctttattcatttatctacttatctatttatttgtttatttcgtTGACTGAATGATATCGCCCACACCAAGATGTCTTCCCCCCTGGAATCTATTAATGCATTTCCTTCCATGGTATGAGTAATTTAAGGATCTCGACATGGGAGAGGATCCTAGATTACTGATTGGGCCCTAATATAATCTCCCTCCTTATCAGAGGGAGGCTGGAGGATGAGAGATGATGGTAAAGGCAGCAGAGATCAGAGTGATGCGATTCATGGGAGAGGAAGGGGCCCTGAGCCAGGGAATGTGGACCGCCTCCAGAAGCTAGAAATGGCAAGAAAAGGTTCTCTCCCGGAGCCTCCAGAAGGAAAGCAGCCCTGCTAACATCCTGATTTAAGTCCCAAACCCTTTTCAGACTTCCGGCCTCTAGAACTGCAAAATGATAACTTTGCCTAATTTTAAGCCACTGGTTTGTGGCAAGTCATTTTAGCAGCCTTAGGAAACCAGCAGTTACTACGCAGGCACATGGAGGTAGATGGACTTGGATTGGATTTAAAAGACCCTGGTGACATATTCATTGGCCCCTTTGGGGGATGTGGCTGGGGCAGCACAACCGTACTGTGCTTTGGTGAATCTTTGCGCAGCTGACCCTAAGGGTTCCTGCTTAAAGGCCGTAAGACAGACATGGCTCAGGGCCTCGGGGCATGACGTGTGGCACCCTCCTCCTTGACTTTTATCACTAAATCAAATATGAGTATTGATGTGCCACATGTGGGCACGTGCATCAGAGGTGGCCACGGACGGTGACACAAAACTGAGCAGGAGAACTAACTTACTTGATTGTCTCCTGATCCAGCGCTGCGGCATGCGACTAAATCAGTCAgagtcactccaggtgaattgggctgAATAATTGCACAGACATagaaagtacctttttcttggggttcagTGATGGCTCTTTGGCCCCAGCTCCCACAGAGAAGGCAAGGGAGGCTGGCAAAAGAGAGACAGCATGCCGAAAccctattaaaatttttattctaatttgttatatacgaCAGcggaatgcactacaattcatattacacatatagagcacaacttttcatatctctggttgtatacaaagtatattcacaccattcgtgtcttcataacGTActtaggtaatgatgtccatctcattccaccattttttttttactccctttcccctttcttcccctccctccctctgccctatctagagttcgtctattcctcccatgctccccctcccaatcccactatgaatcaacctccttatatcacaaaaaacatttggcctttggttttgggggattggctaacttcacttagcattatattctccaactccatccatttacctgcagattgtattctcttttaatgctgagaattgtgtatatttaccaccttttctttacccattcatctactgaagggcatcaaggttggttccacagtttagttattgtgaattgtgctgcaataaacattgatgtggctgtgtatgctgtttttaaatctctagcaattagagatatgtaaatcaaaactactctaagactttatctcactccagtcagagtggcagctattaagaatacaaacaacaacaagtgttggcgaggctgtggggaaaaggcacactggtacagtgttggtgggactgcaaaatggtgcagccaatatggaaagcaacatggagattccttgaaaaactgggaatggaaccaccttttgaccctaGCTGATCCTACTCCTTGGTCTGAAACCCTATTTATTGAGGGGAAGAcacccaaatgaggcaagggattgggtttcagggggTGGGAGTAGCCCAGTCCCATTGGGTGAcgcccactcccagagctgtaATTCCTTGCTGAGTGAAGGTGAGGCCCACTTGCTTTCGCACTGCGAGCAGAAGCCAGTCTCACACCTTCATCGCTCAAGGCTAAGGGTACGTGCTCAGCTCCTCCATGCTCAGCTCCTGTTCCTGGTGGCCCCCCACAATCCTGGAAGATCTCGACAAGCTGGAATAGCTGTAATGACATGACTAAGGACAAATGTGAGTTCCTGCACTTTGATCCCCTGAAATACCTGTACCAGTACCTGCTGGCTACGCCCTAGGGACCTGATAGTCAGCTTGGCTGGAATGCTGTGGCCCAGATGCCCCCATAGGAACATGGCGCCCGGACCAGGAAAGGGCTGGCCTTGCTCTGCACTGTTCTGAGTAGCCCTGACCTGGAGTTTTACATCCAGCGTGAGCTCCACCCTGGGAAGAATAGCAGACTAGAGTTCATGTAGAGTGAAG is a window of Ictidomys tridecemlineatus isolate mIctTri1 chromosome 15, mIctTri1.hap1, whole genome shotgun sequence DNA encoding:
- the Cfap263 gene encoding cilia- and flagella-associated protein 263 isoform X1; protein product: MTDEDSESVHTDSQTGEDSELPVIQLCGLVEELSYGNSALKTETEMFEKYCCKLESREYRPLRISDVKITAAEFAQLRSRRKSKPRAGDRMISLSVEQKLELVQKELEDMKDELRHMRANAERDLQYHEAIIEEADIRWTEVQRAVHDFEKDILRTITKKKGSILATEKVLKYIEDMNHRRDNLRDKLRLKNISLKVQRKKLLLQLRQKEEVGEALHDVDFQQLKIENAQFLETIEARNQELIQLKLSSGNTLQILNAYKSKLHRAVEMFISLGKEILLRKELLEKIDKETIQVEEDRAKAEAANKKLRKQLAEFRAPQVMMYLREKILNMEMEKTIKMWERKVEIAEMSLKGYRKAWDKIKASNEELQAIGSPGK
- the Cfap263 gene encoding cilia- and flagella-associated protein 263 isoform X2; this translates as MTDEDSESVHTDSQTGEDSELPVIQLCGLVEELSYGNSALKTETEMFEKYCCKLESREYRPLRISDVKITAAEFAQLRSRRKSKPRAGDRMISLSVEQKLELVQKELEDMKDELRHMRANAERDLQYHEAIIEEADIRWTEVQRAVHDFEKDILRTITKKKGSILATEKVLKYIEDMNHRRDNLRDKLRLKNISLKVQRKKLLLQLRQKEEVGEALHDVDFQQLKIENAQFLETIEARNQELIQLKLSSGNTLQILNAYKDRAKAEAANKKLRKQLAEFRAPQVMMYLREKILNMEMEKTIKMWERKVEIAEMSLKGYRKAWDKIKASNEELQAIGSPGK